One genomic segment of Anguilla anguilla isolate fAngAng1 chromosome 2, fAngAng1.pri, whole genome shotgun sequence includes these proteins:
- the ntan1 gene encoding protein N-terminal asparagine amidohydrolase isoform X1, which produces MPLLIENHKIERTSTTAEFFAKYPLLQENAEAFRAKALVNVDPKCLLYVQQREFAATTPADNSVSVIGSDDATTCHLVLVRHTGSGAACLAHCDGSSTWSEVPLIVKAVTTLSSQTKEGRLELHLVGGFDDESNTSHSLSLSLLAAFQKQKEDIHLVTCCITGALPFFLFSFECIYFLKACNLKGCSSALTELNDILTEGIHRPVVYGIGVNVKTGEVFPASFPCRGPAEELRSARTFTGGQMADIYDSSKQQVKIGPCKWSPNRDIKFWLTQDDDTILKYLSTSPLAEPPHFVPHIKTTIQFLLDHPNPDSLFPKGQPQQFRRTEQGDWERVA; this is translated from the exons ATGCCCCTTCTTATTGAAAACCACAAAATTGAACGGACAAGTACAACCGCAGAATTCTTCGCCAAATATCCACTTTTGCAG GAAAATGCTGAAGCATTCCGCGCGAAAGCGCTTGTGAATGTCGACCCCAAGTGCCTCCTCTATGTGCAACAGAGGGAATTTGCAGCCACGACCCCAGCTGATA ACTCAGTTTCTGTTATTGGATCTGATGATGCAACAACCTGCCACTTGGTATTAGTTCGACATACAG GAAGTGGAGCAGCTTGTTTGGCACATTGTGATGGGTCTAGCACATGGAGTGAAGTTCCTCTCATTGTGAAAGCAGTCACCACTCTGAGCAGCCAAACCAAGGAGGGCAG GCTAGAGCTGCACCTTGTTGGTGGCTTTGATGATGAGTCCAACACATCCCACAGCCTGAGCTTAAGTCTTTTGG CGGCCTTccagaaacagaaagaagacATTCACTTGGTAACGTGCTGCATTACAGGTGCATTACCTTTTTTCCTATTCTCTTTtgagtgtatttattttcttaaggCCTGCAATCTGAAGGGTTGCTCTTCTGCCCTCACAGAACTGAACGACATTTTAACAGAAGGGATTCACAGGCCGGTTGTATACGGAATAG GAGTCAATGTTAAGACCGGTGAGGTGTTCCCAGCCTCGTTCCCATGCCGAGGGCCAGCTGAGGAGCTGCGCTCAGCTCGAACCTTCACAGGGGGCCAG atggCTGACATCTATGATTCTAGTAAACAGCAAGTGAAAATTGGCCCATGCAAATGGTCACCCAATAGGGATATTAAATTCTGGCTGACACAGGATGACGATACAATATTGAAG TATTTGTCGACGTCCCCTCTGGCTGAGCCACCTCACTTCGTGCCGCACATCAAGACCACAATCCAGTTTCTCTTGGACCACCCCAACCCGGACAGCCTCTTCCCGAAAGGGCAGCCCCAGCAGTTCCGCAGGACAGAGCAAGGAGACTGGGAGAGGGTGGCTTAG
- the ntan1 gene encoding protein N-terminal asparagine amidohydrolase isoform X2, whose translation MPLLIENHKIERTSTTAEFFAKYPLLQENAEAFRAKALVNVDPKCLLYVQQREFAATTPADNSVSVIGSDDATTCHLVLVRHTGSGAACLAHCDGSSTWSEVPLIVKAVTTLSSQTKEGRLELHLVGGFDDESNTSHSLSLSLLAAFQKQKEDIHLVTCCITELNDILTEGIHRPVVYGIGVNVKTGEVFPASFPCRGPAEELRSARTFTGGQMADIYDSSKQQVKIGPCKWSPNRDIKFWLTQDDDTILKYLSTSPLAEPPHFVPHIKTTIQFLLDHPNPDSLFPKGQPQQFRRTEQGDWERVA comes from the exons ATGCCCCTTCTTATTGAAAACCACAAAATTGAACGGACAAGTACAACCGCAGAATTCTTCGCCAAATATCCACTTTTGCAG GAAAATGCTGAAGCATTCCGCGCGAAAGCGCTTGTGAATGTCGACCCCAAGTGCCTCCTCTATGTGCAACAGAGGGAATTTGCAGCCACGACCCCAGCTGATA ACTCAGTTTCTGTTATTGGATCTGATGATGCAACAACCTGCCACTTGGTATTAGTTCGACATACAG GAAGTGGAGCAGCTTGTTTGGCACATTGTGATGGGTCTAGCACATGGAGTGAAGTTCCTCTCATTGTGAAAGCAGTCACCACTCTGAGCAGCCAAACCAAGGAGGGCAG GCTAGAGCTGCACCTTGTTGGTGGCTTTGATGATGAGTCCAACACATCCCACAGCCTGAGCTTAAGTCTTTTGG CGGCCTTccagaaacagaaagaagacATTCACTTGGTAACGTGCTGCATTACAG AACTGAACGACATTTTAACAGAAGGGATTCACAGGCCGGTTGTATACGGAATAG GAGTCAATGTTAAGACCGGTGAGGTGTTCCCAGCCTCGTTCCCATGCCGAGGGCCAGCTGAGGAGCTGCGCTCAGCTCGAACCTTCACAGGGGGCCAG atggCTGACATCTATGATTCTAGTAAACAGCAAGTGAAAATTGGCCCATGCAAATGGTCACCCAATAGGGATATTAAATTCTGGCTGACACAGGATGACGATACAATATTGAAG TATTTGTCGACGTCCCCTCTGGCTGAGCCACCTCACTTCGTGCCGCACATCAAGACCACAATCCAGTTTCTCTTGGACCACCCCAACCCGGACAGCCTCTTCCCGAAAGGGCAGCCCCAGCAGTTCCGCAGGACAGAGCAAGGAGACTGGGAGAGGGTGGCTTAG